Proteins found in one Mytilus edulis chromosome 2, xbMytEdul2.2, whole genome shotgun sequence genomic segment:
- the LOC139511040 gene encoding ubiquinol-cytochrome c reductase complex assembly factor 2-like, which translates to MASRYKLFLRLCSEWPVDISKTDRDLGTYIRKVVGERFKLGEASQIDEKDCKRQYDALQKINTDYYKTKYEITLRKGSTGLSADELHDHLSTQSMEAMSREEGIFTRMKKSLE; encoded by the coding sequence ATGGCATCTCGATATAAATTGTTCCTCAGACTTTGCTCAGAATGGCCAGTTGATATATCGAAGACGGATCGTGATCTAGGTACATATATTCGAAAAGTTGTAGGTGAACGATTCAAACTTGGAGAAGCCTCACAGATCGACGAAAAGGATTGTAAAAGACAATATGATGCACTACAAAAAATAAACACAGACTATTATAAAACGAAATATGAGATCACACTAAGGAAAGGATCTACCGGTTTGTCAGCAGATGAATTGCATGATCATTTATCCACACAATCTATGGAAGCAATGTCGAGAGAGGAAGGGATATTCACAAGAATGAAAAAATCCTTGGAGTAG